The Mesoterricola silvestris sequence TACACGGTGGAGTGTTCCTACGACGGCCCCGACGCCGATCTGCGCCTGACCACCGAGACCTACGACCTGGTCATTCTGGACCTGGCGCTTCCCGGCCTCCACGGCCGGGAGGTGCTCAAGCGCCTCCGGGGCCGGCGGAACCCGGTGCCCGTGCTCATCCTCACCGCCTTCGACGGCACCAAGGACCGCGTGGACGGCCTGGACATCGGCGCCGACGACTACATGGCCAAGCCCTTCGAGGTCCACGAACTGGAGGCCCGCATGCGGGCCCTGCTCCGGCGCGCCAACCAGCAGAAGAATCCGGTGCTCACCTGCGCCTCCCTGGCCTACGACACCAACAGCCGCGTGTTCACCCTGGCCGGAGCCCCCCTCTCCCTCACGCCCCGGGAGCACTCGGTGCTGGAGATGCTCATGATGAAGGCCGGCAAGACCGTGAGCAAGCGCGGGCTGGCCGAGAGCCTCTTCTCCCTGGACGAGGACGTCAACCCGGACGCCATCGAGATCTACGTGCACCGCGTGCGCCGCAAGCTGGAGCCGGGCGACGCCGTGATCGTGACCCTGCGGGGCCTGGGCTACCTGCTGAAGCCGCGCCATGTGGATTAGGATCTCCAGCCTTCGCAGCCGCATCCTGGTGTGGCTCCTGGTGCCCCTGGCCTCGACCGCGGCCCTGGGGATCCTCCTGTCCCGCCGGGACGCCGCGGCCATGGCCACGGTGGTCCAGGACCGGCTCCTGCTGGGTTCGGCGCGCACCATCGCCCAGCAGGTCAGCTTCGAGGACGGCCTCATCGAAGTGGCCATTCCCCCCTCCGCGCTGGAGCTCTTCCAGGGCGACACCGGGGACCGGGTCTACTACCGCATCGCCTCCAGCCGGGGCGTGCTGCTCTCGGGCTACGCCGAGGTGCCCGCGCCCCCGGGGGACCTGCGCCCCGAGGAATCCACCCGCTTCACGACGCGGGTGCGCAACGAACCCGTTCGGGTGGTGGCCTACGCCCAGCCGGTCTTCGGGGCCCCGGGCGAAGGTCCGGTGGTCATCGAGGTGGCCCAGACCTTCCAGGCCCACGACGCCCTGGCCCAGCGCATCTGGCTCGGCAACATCCGCCAGGACCTGTTGACCCTGGTCCTGGTGGCCATCCTGGTGTGGCTGGCCCTGCGGGGGGCCCTGAAGAGCATCCTCCTGCTGCGGGACCGGGTGCAGGAGCGCCACGCCGGTTCCCTGGAACCGCTGGACGCCGGCCCCGTGCCCACCGAGCTCCAGCCCCTGGTGGGGGCCATCAACGGCTACGTGGAGCGCCTGGACACCCAGATGGCGGTGCGCAGCCGCTTCATCGCCAACGCCGCCCACCAGCTGCGCACCCCCTTCACCATCCTCCAGACCCAGGTGAACTTCGGCCTGCGCGAATCCGACCCGGCCCTGAAGGACCAGGCCCTCGCCGCCATCCTCCAGGGGGTGCGCCAGGGCACCCGCCTCGTCAATCAGCTCCTCAGCCTCTCCCGGGCCGAAGCCTCCTTCCTTCCCTTCCGGAACCGCGTGAACGTGGCGGAGCTGGCCCAGCGGGTGCTGGAGGAGCAGGGAGCCCTGGCCCAGTCCAGGGACATGGACCTGGGCCTGGACGTGCTCACGGACCAGGCCGAGATGCCCGGTTCCGCCTCCATGCTCCACGAGCTCCTGGCCAATCTCGTGGACAACGCCCTCCACTACACCCAGCCCGGCGGCGTCGTCACGGTGACCGTGGACCGCCCCGGCCAGGGGCTCGTCCTCAAGGTCGAGGACAACGGCCCCGGCATCCCCCCGGCGGACCGCGCGCGGGTCTTCGAGCGCTTCTGCCGGCTGCAGGTGGACGGAACCCAGGGCTGCGGCCTGGGACTCTCCATCGCCCAGGAAGTCGCCCACGCCCTGGGGGGCACCATCGAACTGTCCGATCCGGACGCGGGCACGGGGCTGGTCGTGACGGTCACCTTCCCGTAAAGGCCCACCCGCATTCAGTACAGGACGCCCGGGTTGGCCGGAATCCGCGAATGCTGGTATTCCTCCTCTTCCACCACGGCCGGGTGATCCAGGAAGTACCTCGCCCGCTCCACGTCCAGCTCCCCCTCCCACTTGGACACGGCCACGGAAGCGATGCCGTTGCCGATGAGGTTGGTGATGGCCCGGGCCTCGCTCATGAAGCGGTCGATGCCCAGCAGCAGGGCCAGGCCCGCCACGGGGATGTTGCCCACCACCGAGAGGGTGGCCGCCAGGGTGATGAAGCCGCCGCCGGTGACGGCCGCGGCGCCCTTGGAGGTCAGCAGCAGGATGGCCAGGATGTAGAGCTGCTGGGTGAGGGTGACGTGGGTGTTGGTGGCCTGGGCGATGAAGAGCGCCGCCAGCGTGAGGTAGATGGAGGTGCCGTCCAGGTTGAAGGAGTAGCCCATGGGGATGACCATGCCCACCACGGACTTGGAGCAGCCCAGGCGCTCCATCTTCTCCATCATGAGGGGCAGCGCGCTTTCCGAGGAGGAGGTGCCCAGCACGATGAGGATCTCCTCCCGGATGTAGCGCAGGAACTTGAAGAGGCTGAGCCCCGCCCAGCG is a genomic window containing:
- a CDS encoding response regulator; translated protein: MKILLVEDNRALSEWLARTLHADGYTVECSYDGPDADLRLTTETYDLVILDLALPGLHGREVLKRLRGRRNPVPVLILTAFDGTKDRVDGLDIGADDYMAKPFEVHELEARMRALLRRANQQKNPVLTCASLAYDTNSRVFTLAGAPLSLTPREHSVLEMLMMKAGKTVSKRGLAESLFSLDEDVNPDAIEIYVHRVRRKLEPGDAVIVTLRGLGYLLKPRHVD
- a CDS encoding sensor histidine kinase codes for the protein MWIRISSLRSRILVWLLVPLASTAALGILLSRRDAAAMATVVQDRLLLGSARTIAQQVSFEDGLIEVAIPPSALELFQGDTGDRVYYRIASSRGVLLSGYAEVPAPPGDLRPEESTRFTTRVRNEPVRVVAYAQPVFGAPGEGPVVIEVAQTFQAHDALAQRIWLGNIRQDLLTLVLVAILVWLALRGALKSILLLRDRVQERHAGSLEPLDAGPVPTELQPLVGAINGYVERLDTQMAVRSRFIANAAHQLRTPFTILQTQVNFGLRESDPALKDQALAAILQGVRQGTRLVNQLLSLSRAEASFLPFRNRVNVAELAQRVLEEQGALAQSRDMDLGLDVLTDQAEMPGSASMLHELLANLVDNALHYTQPGGVVTVTVDRPGQGLVLKVEDNGPGIPPADRARVFERFCRLQVDGTQGCGLGLSIAQEVAHALGGTIELSDPDAGTGLVVTVTFP